In Phycisphaerae bacterium, a genomic segment contains:
- a CDS encoding histone deacetylase → MSTGILIDDRFRRHATGDGHPESPSRLKVIQDALAETGVLETCTRLEPVPADEGVIQYVHTHAYLTRLDAACRQGYPYIDVPDSAIGPESYDIARLAAGGVIEAARKVARGDLRRAFCAVRPPGHHAEADRSLGFCLLNNVAIAVCTVRAEFKLDRLLVLDFDVHHGNGTQHAFEADPSVLVISLHGHPNYLYPGTGFEEETGVGPGRGYTMNIPFLPGATDEDYRTAFRNRVIPAVGRFAPQMVFVSAGFDAHRDDPIGNLALTDEIFGWMTATMVELAERHAQGRLLSVLEGGYDAGVLSRCVPEHVRRLQA, encoded by the coding sequence ATGTCCACCGGAATTCTGATCGATGACCGTTTTCGACGACACGCCACGGGGGATGGTCACCCGGAATCGCCGTCCCGGCTGAAGGTGATCCAGGATGCACTGGCGGAGACCGGCGTGCTGGAGACCTGTACTCGGCTTGAGCCGGTCCCGGCTGACGAGGGCGTGATCCAGTACGTCCACACGCATGCGTACCTGACGCGGCTGGACGCGGCCTGCCGCCAGGGGTACCCGTACATTGACGTGCCGGACAGCGCCATTGGCCCGGAGAGCTACGACATCGCGCGGCTGGCGGCGGGCGGGGTGATCGAGGCGGCCCGCAAGGTCGCGCGGGGCGATCTGCGGCGGGCATTCTGCGCGGTACGTCCGCCGGGGCACCACGCCGAGGCGGATCGCTCGTTGGGCTTCTGCCTGTTGAACAACGTGGCGATCGCGGTTTGTACGGTGCGCGCCGAGTTCAAGCTCGATCGACTGCTGGTCCTGGACTTCGACGTGCACCACGGCAATGGCACGCAGCACGCCTTCGAGGCAGACCCCTCCGTGCTCGTCATCAGCCTGCACGGGCACCCCAATTACCTGTACCCGGGCACCGGCTTCGAGGAAGAGACCGGCGTCGGCCCGGGACGCGGGTACACGATGAACATCCCGTTTCTGCCGGGCGCGACCGACGAGGACTACCGGACGGCCTTCCGCAACCGGGTGATTCCGGCCGTCGGGCGGTTTGCCCCGCAGATGGTTTTCGTCAGCGCTGGGTTCGACGCACATCGGGACGATCCCATCGGCAACCTGGCGCTGACCGACGAGATCTTCGGCTGGATGACCGCGACCATGGTCGAGCTTGCGGAGCGCCACGCGCAGGGTCGCCTGCTCAGCGTGCTCGAGGGTGGGTATGATGCGGGCGTGTTGTCGCGCTGCGTCCCGGAGCACGTGCGGCGCTTGCAGGCCTGA
- a CDS encoding radical SAM protein: MEPLKDVFASHPRRWRDFLYVYPVISRRAHGLSIGINLTPDAICNFNCVYCCADRTVPRARVAVDLGVLESELRHLVAHHQQLFAEPEFRHVPAEFRRLNDVAFSGDGEPTIVPCFADAVRVAATVRRDYGLTDLKLVLITNACCLTRPAIAAGLAVLDENNGEIWAKLDAGSEEHFQRVSRAKVSLQHVLDNILATARVRPIVIQSLFLRWQGQPPTEAEIAAYAARLRWLADHGARVALVQVYTVARRTAETLATPLTAAELERIAAAVRVLGMPVAVFP, translated from the coding sequence TTGGAACCCTTGAAAGACGTCTTTGCCTCGCACCCGCGCCGCTGGCGCGATTTCTTGTACGTCTACCCGGTGATCTCCCGCCGGGCACATGGCCTGAGCATCGGCATCAACCTGACGCCGGACGCGATCTGCAACTTCAACTGCGTGTACTGCTGCGCCGACCGCACGGTGCCGCGCGCGCGGGTGGCGGTCGATCTGGGCGTGCTGGAGTCGGAGCTGCGCCACCTCGTCGCGCACCACCAGCAGTTGTTCGCCGAGCCTGAGTTCCGGCACGTGCCGGCCGAGTTCCGCCGGCTCAACGACGTGGCCTTCTCGGGCGACGGCGAGCCGACGATCGTGCCGTGCTTCGCGGACGCCGTCCGCGTGGCCGCGACGGTCCGCCGGGACTACGGGCTGACGGACCTCAAGCTGGTGCTCATCACCAATGCCTGCTGTCTGACGCGACCGGCGATCGCCGCGGGGTTGGCCGTGCTGGACGAGAACAACGGCGAAATCTGGGCGAAGCTGGATGCGGGCAGCGAAGAGCACTTCCAGCGGGTCAGCCGGGCCAAGGTGTCGCTGCAGCACGTGCTCGACAACATCCTTGCGACCGCGCGGGTGCGGCCGATCGTCATCCAGTCGCTGTTCCTGCGCTGGCAGGGCCAGCCGCCGACCGAGGCGGAAATCGCGGCTTACGCGGCCCGGCTGCGCTGGCTGGCGGACCACGGTGCCCGGGTCGCACTGGTGCAGGTCTACACTGTCGCGCGCCGCACGGCGGAGACTCTCGCGACGCCGCTGACGGCCGCGGAGCTCGAACGCATCGCGGCCGCGGTGCGGGTGCTGGGGATGCCGGTGGCGGTGTTTCCGTAA
- a CDS encoding SpoIIE family protein phosphatase, which produces MPHLIVHTREGARRTVEVSRHPLTLGRAETCDIVLPHDGEVSREHAQVWLDEDGRVLVADKDSKNGTRVDDGDPFHNAVRPAVRSIRIGEYQLELVGAQPYVLHESQVRFQPDVPSHTDNTRYFPSTRGLDLNQQRLALLMSLTERIGGTFEPKQLLEQALDACCDALGFERALIALKTARGEPELPVTRNMQRDETGAYKVSRTLINRALVEGQRAIVNNPAIDLVDNLSESLVRFPICSALCVPILHRDKILGVVYGDRVTRASSYTPEDVDFLAAIARQVGVGLENLRLFQAHVETERLKTELKQARTIQQDLFPAKSLQLGRVVLAGYNEPSEAVGGDYYDYFELGGGCAGLIIADVTGHGLPAALVMAHLKGAVRVALTAHDPLRDVACRLNRMMYGSTRSNVFITAILGRIDTATGAIEYVNAGHPAPLLVHRDRIERGVDGHALPFGIEAEEEYAVQRIEPQPDLDAALFYTDGLIEAANPAGKLLDVAPVADALLATPARSPDALLKALLALVRRHVGPGKNSDDLTLMALQYAVPPTA; this is translated from the coding sequence ATGCCGCACCTGATTGTGCACACGCGCGAAGGCGCGCGCCGAACCGTCGAGGTCTCCCGGCATCCGCTGACGCTGGGCCGGGCCGAGACGTGCGATATTGTCCTGCCACATGACGGCGAGGTCTCGCGCGAGCACGCCCAGGTGTGGCTCGATGAGGACGGGCGCGTGCTGGTCGCCGACAAGGACTCGAAGAACGGCACGCGCGTCGACGACGGGGATCCGTTCCACAACGCGGTGCGGCCGGCCGTCCGCTCGATCCGCATTGGCGAATACCAGCTCGAGCTCGTAGGGGCGCAGCCCTACGTGCTGCATGAGAGCCAGGTCCGCTTTCAGCCCGACGTGCCGTCGCACACCGACAACACGCGCTATTTCCCGTCGACACGCGGGCTGGATCTTAACCAGCAGCGCCTGGCCCTGCTCATGAGCCTCACCGAGCGCATCGGCGGCACATTTGAGCCCAAGCAGCTCCTCGAGCAGGCGCTCGACGCGTGCTGCGACGCGCTTGGCTTCGAACGGGCCCTGATCGCGCTGAAGACCGCGCGCGGCGAGCCCGAGCTGCCCGTCACGCGCAACATGCAGCGTGACGAGACCGGCGCGTACAAGGTCAGCCGCACGCTCATCAACCGCGCCCTGGTCGAAGGCCAGCGCGCCATCGTCAACAACCCGGCGATCGATCTGGTCGATAATCTCAGCGAGAGCCTGGTGCGCTTCCCGATCTGCTCGGCATTGTGCGTGCCGATCCTCCATCGCGACAAGATCCTGGGCGTGGTCTACGGCGACCGCGTCACCCGCGCCTCCTCCTACACGCCCGAGGATGTCGATTTCCTCGCGGCCATCGCCCGGCAGGTCGGCGTCGGGCTCGAAAACCTGCGCCTGTTCCAGGCCCACGTCGAAACCGAACGCCTGAAGACCGAGCTCAAACAGGCACGCACGATCCAGCAGGATCTTTTCCCCGCGAAGTCGCTGCAGCTCGGCCGCGTCGTGCTGGCCGGTTACAACGAGCCATCCGAGGCCGTCGGCGGCGACTATTACGACTACTTCGAACTCGGCGGCGGGTGCGCCGGCCTGATCATCGCCGACGTCACCGGCCACGGTCTGCCGGCCGCGCTGGTCATGGCCCACCTGAAGGGCGCGGTGCGCGTCGCGCTGACCGCGCATGACCCGCTCCGCGACGTGGCCTGCCGCCTGAATCGCATGATGTACGGCAGCACGCGCTCCAACGTGTTCATTACGGCGATCCTCGGACGCATCGACACCGCCACCGGCGCCATCGAGTACGTCAACGCCGGCCATCCGGCACCGCTGCTGGTCCACCGCGACCGCATCGAGCGCGGCGTCGACGGGCACGCGCTCCCCTTCGGCATCGAGGCGGAGGAGGAGTACGCCGTGCAACGCATCGAGCCGCAGCCCGACCTCGACGCGGCGCTGTTCTACACGGACGGGCTGATCGAAGCGGCGAACCCGGCCGGCAAGCTGCTGGATGTCGCGCCAGTCGCCGACGCTCTGCTCGCCACGCCGGCGCGCTCGCCGGATGCACTGCTGAAGGCGCTGCTCGCGCTGGTCCGCCGCCACGTCGGTCCCGGCAAGAACAGCGATGATCTGACGCTGATGGCGCTGCAATACGCGGTGCCACCCACGGCCTAG
- the dnaA gene encoding chromosomal replication initiator protein DnaA, whose protein sequence is MEEPVAEKVCTIRARVADRIGVNRYRTWFSDSTHLQLDGERLDVTVANAFVGKWIASNYLTHLIEVTRDVIGAEPRIEIRVDQSCPRPPPTRPVALHGAAPGPPLPAPPAAAAPAPRAPLARPTLRGELEAYVVGPANQLAFSVASAVVQQPGAAFKHVVIHGGCGLGKTHLLQGICNGLTRAHPELQWCYLSGEEFTNEFIYAVKAGRIDYFRARFRNVDLLVIDDLHFLANKTATQGEFLHTFNAIDASGKAVVLSCDCHPRSIATLSEPLVNRLSAAMIVRIDPPDFAMRREILRRRAAAMLCELPDDVLDYVARHITRNVRELEGALYKLAAYASLTREPLQLDLARRAVEDYVAAVRPPEPADIERIAAAHFGVTREALHSGSRDRTVTHARSVAMHLIRKHTRLSFPEIGRFFGNKQHSTVLMAVRRIQNLVDRNGAVSWKTPTGVREVPVRSLLDELEQRLLRDPEAPP, encoded by the coding sequence GTGGAAGAACCGGTCGCGGAGAAGGTCTGCACCATTCGCGCCAGAGTCGCCGATCGTATCGGCGTCAACCGGTATCGCACGTGGTTTTCCGACTCGACGCACTTGCAGCTCGACGGCGAGCGCCTCGACGTCACGGTCGCGAACGCGTTCGTCGGCAAGTGGATCGCGTCCAACTACCTGACGCACCTGATCGAAGTCACCCGCGACGTCATCGGCGCCGAGCCCCGCATTGAGATTCGCGTGGATCAATCGTGTCCCCGGCCGCCGCCGACACGCCCCGTTGCCCTGCACGGCGCAGCGCCGGGACCGCCGCTGCCCGCTCCGCCCGCCGCGGCCGCCCCCGCGCCGCGCGCGCCGCTGGCACGTCCCACGCTGCGCGGCGAGCTCGAGGCCTACGTCGTCGGCCCAGCCAACCAGTTGGCCTTTTCCGTCGCGTCCGCCGTCGTGCAGCAGCCGGGCGCAGCCTTCAAGCACGTGGTCATCCACGGCGGTTGCGGCCTGGGCAAGACGCACCTGCTGCAGGGCATCTGCAACGGCCTGACCCGCGCGCATCCGGAGTTGCAGTGGTGCTACCTGTCGGGCGAGGAATTCACCAACGAATTCATCTACGCGGTAAAGGCCGGGCGCATCGACTATTTCCGCGCGCGGTTCCGCAACGTGGATCTGCTCGTCATCGACGACCTCCACTTCCTGGCGAACAAGACCGCCACGCAGGGCGAGTTCCTGCACACCTTCAACGCGATCGACGCGTCCGGCAAGGCAGTGGTGCTCTCGTGCGACTGCCACCCGCGCAGCATCGCCACGCTCAGCGAGCCGCTCGTCAACCGGCTGAGCGCCGCGATGATCGTGCGCATCGACCCGCCGGACTTCGCCATGCGCCGCGAGATCCTCCGCCGGCGGGCCGCGGCCATGCTCTGCGAGCTGCCGGATGACGTGCTGGATTACGTCGCCCGGCACATCACCCGGAACGTGCGCGAGCTGGAAGGGGCGCTGTACAAGCTGGCAGCGTATGCCTCGCTGACGCGCGAGCCGCTGCAGCTCGACCTGGCCCGCCGCGCGGTAGAGGACTACGTCGCCGCCGTCCGGCCGCCGGAACCCGCCGACATCGAGCGCATCGCGGCAGCCCACTTCGGCGTGACGCGCGAGGCGCTGCACTCCGGCTCGCGCGATCGCACCGTGACGCACGCCCGGAGCGTGGCCATGCACCTGATTCGCAAGCATACGCGCCTCAGCTTTCCGGAGATCGGGCGCTTCTTCGGCAACAAGCAGCACTCCACCGTCCTCATGGCGGTGCGACGCATCCAGAACCTGGTGGACCGCAATGGCGCGGTCTCCTGGAAGACGCCGACCGGCGTACGCGAGGTCCCCGTCCGCAGCCTGCTCGACGAACTCGAGCAGCGTCTGTTGCGCGACCCGGAGGCCCCACCGTAA
- a CDS encoding GNAT family N-acetyltransferase has translation MHAIAQLAPDELRSALAILLATPATGRAATSRQVAGFCDYLAYGLVEWAGWRCGQPAAPTGLLLALILPGHTALTMLPAPGQLGITPEGERAVLDHALNELSARPLHYMQALLEPQATAARALLLDAGFDCLAPLVYLERNATLPWVPPPAPDQAEWLLYSAKTHARFAAVVQATYEGSLDCPELTGLRPIDDVLAAHQAAGQFDPSLWELARIDGRDAGCLLMARLPHGHMLELVYMGVVPTFRRRGVGRLLLRRALEHCRVTRARQLTVVVDDRNTPARELYARFGLAPVAQRDAYLYRLPHG, from the coding sequence ATGCACGCGATCGCACAACTGGCGCCCGACGAGCTGCGATCCGCCCTGGCAATCCTGCTGGCCACTCCTGCGACCGGCCGCGCTGCCACGAGCCGGCAGGTCGCCGGCTTCTGCGACTACCTGGCCTACGGACTGGTGGAGTGGGCCGGTTGGCGTTGCGGTCAACCGGCAGCGCCGACAGGTCTGCTTCTCGCCTTGATACTGCCCGGGCACACGGCCCTGACAATGCTCCCCGCGCCCGGTCAGCTCGGCATCACGCCAGAGGGTGAGCGCGCGGTGCTCGACCACGCGTTGAATGAACTGAGCGCGCGCCCACTGCACTACATGCAGGCGTTGCTGGAGCCACAGGCCACGGCCGCCCGCGCGTTGCTGCTGGACGCGGGTTTTGACTGCCTCGCCCCGCTGGTGTATCTGGAACGAAACGCGACCCTTCCGTGGGTGCCGCCGCCCGCGCCCGACCAGGCCGAGTGGTTGCTCTATAGCGCCAAAACGCACGCGCGGTTCGCCGCCGTCGTCCAGGCGACGTACGAAGGCAGCCTCGACTGCCCGGAACTGACGGGACTCCGTCCGATCGACGACGTCCTCGCGGCACACCAGGCCGCCGGCCAATTCGACCCGTCCCTGTGGGAACTAGCGCGGATCGATGGCCGCGACGCCGGCTGCCTGCTGATGGCCCGCCTGCCTCACGGGCACATGCTCGAGCTCGTGTACATGGGGGTCGTGCCAACGTTTCGACGACGCGGGGTGGGCAGGCTGCTGCTGCGGCGTGCGTTGGAGCACTGTCGTGTGACGCGCGCACGCCAGCTCACCGTCGTCGTCGATGATCGTAACACGCCGGCGCGCGAGCTGTACGCGCGATTCGGACTGGCACCGGTGGCGCAGCGCGACGCGTATCTTTACCGCCTGCCGCACGGGTAG
- a CDS encoding redoxin domain-containing protein: protein MQTVYARLVLCGALVTAAVPLLAQQKAPAGKPADEKVPAARIGEPAPDFSLLDSEGTKHTLSGFKDKLVVLEWVNQQCPFSVAAVPVMKDLQKKYHDKGIVWLGIESTHWRTPEENARYIKEKSLGFPILMDNDGRVGRLYGAKVTPHIFIINKGTLVYAGALQAESKGEQKPEQKDAVVRNYVDEALQALLDNKPVPLAETTPRGCTVKYKPAAEKKEPVAAGEKKE, encoded by the coding sequence ATGCAAACCGTTTACGCGCGATTGGTGCTCTGTGGCGCGCTGGTGACAGCCGCGGTGCCGCTCTTGGCGCAGCAGAAAGCCCCTGCGGGCAAACCTGCGGACGAGAAGGTGCCGGCGGCACGGATTGGCGAGCCCGCGCCCGATTTCAGCCTGTTGGACTCGGAGGGCACGAAGCACACTCTGTCCGGATTCAAGGACAAGCTGGTTGTCCTGGAGTGGGTGAACCAGCAGTGTCCGTTCAGCGTCGCGGCGGTGCCGGTGATGAAGGATCTGCAGAAGAAGTACCATGACAAGGGCATCGTGTGGCTGGGCATCGAGAGCACGCACTGGCGCACGCCGGAGGAGAATGCGCGTTACATCAAGGAAAAATCGCTCGGTTTTCCGATCCTGATGGACAACGACGGTCGGGTCGGGCGTCTGTATGGCGCCAAGGTCACGCCGCACATCTTCATCATCAACAAGGGCACGCTCGTGTACGCCGGAGCGCTGCAGGCTGAGTCGAAGGGTGAGCAGAAACCCGAGCAGAAGGACGCGGTCGTGCGCAACTACGTCGACGAGGCGTTGCAGGCACTGCTGGACAACAAGCCGGTGCCGCTGGCCGAGACTACACCGCGTGGTTGCACTGTGAAGTACAAGCCTGCCGCGGAGAAGAAGGAGCCGGTTGCGGCTGGCGAAAAGA